AGCCTTTTGTCCAATTGCTACATAAATACAATAAACTGGCTCAACTCCTTCTGCTTTGGCTTCTGGTGTGTGAGTGTATTTTTGATTTATTATAGCATCTAATGCAACTGTTGTTTTTCCTGTTTGCCTATCACCAATGATTAACTCACGTTGACCACGACCAATTGGTATCATGGCATCAATTGCCTTAATTCCAGTTTGAAGTGGTTGTTTTACTGGATAACGAGTAATTACTCCTGTTCCTTTTCTTTCTATTGGAAGAGAATGTTTTGCATTTATAGGACCGCGACCATCAATTGGAACTCCTAAGGGATTAACAACACGACCTAATAATTCTTCACCTACAGGGACAGAAGCAACTTTACCAGTACGCTTTACCGTATCTCCTTCCTTAATAAGTTTATCCTCCCCGAAAAGTACAATACCTACGTTATCTTCTTCTAGGTTCAAAGCCATACCTGTAACTCCATTTGGCAATTCTACTAGCTCAGACATTAGAACATTTGATAATCCATAAACTCGCGCTACTCCGTCACCTACTTCCAATACGGTGCCTACATCGTGAACTTCGGCTTCACTTGAAAAGCCGGATAACTGCTTACGTAATATTGCGGTTACCTCATCAGGACGAACTTCTGCCATTATTTTTTATATATATAATTTAATTTAAAATTTCAATTTATTATTTCTAATTATCAGAAATATATTGAATCAAACTGATAACATTAAAAGTTCTATCAAAGACAAAAATGACTTTATGAATTATATTTTGAGATTAACAATGTTATTCTCAGAAACTTTTTAGTTAATTTATAAAAACTTGTCTTAATTTATTTAGATGACTTACAATAGAAGCATCTATTAATTTATCTCCAATTTTAGCTTGAAACCCACCAATTATTTTTTCATCAATTTTATATGTAGCTCTTATACTTTTACCAATTATAATATTTAATTTATTTACAACATCTAATTTTTGAGAATCACTCATATCAAAAGCAGTTGTAATAACTGCATTAATGGTATTGTTCTTATCATCAAGCAAAGATTGATAAGAGATAATAACATTTGGTAGTTCATTTGAACGACCTTTCTTTGAAAGTAATTTTAAAAAATTTTCTGTTAAAATAGAAATTTTACCACTAAATATTTCAATTAAGATACTTTCCTTTTTTGATAAATCTATAATTGGGGAGGTAAGAAATAACTTTAAGTCATGGGAGTTATCAAGCGTTTCTTTTAAGAGGATGAAATCGCTTGTAACTTTATCAATATTATTCTCACTTTGAGCCAATTCAAAAATCGCTTTTGCGTACCGTAATGCTACTCTTCCCACTTTATAAGTTTTTAATTTAAAATATTCAACAACTAAACATTACTATTTAATCAAGTAATTTTCAAGTATTAGAAAATACTTAATATAATTAATTAACTTCTTTTAAATATTGCTCAACAACTCTTTTCTGTTTTTCCGAATCTAATGTTTCTTTAAGTATCTTTTCAGCAGCGCCTATTGCTAAGCTCGAAACTTCTGTTTTAAGTTCATTTAAAGCTTGTTGCTTACTTTGAGCAATTTCTTTAGCTGCTTGATTAATCATTTTTTGAGATTCTTCTTGAGCCTTAATTAGTGATTCAGATTGGAGTCTTTCAGCTTGTTCACGTGCATCACGCATCAATTTCTGTTGCTCTTCACTCATTTTTGCTAGAGTCAATTTATTATCTTCTGAAATTCTGGCAGCTTCAGCTTTAGCAGCTTCTGCCCTATTTAAGGCATCATTAATTGCCGATTCACGGTTACTCAAAGCGGTTGTTATTGGTTTCCAAGCAACTTTGTATAATAGTGCAACGAGAATTAAAAAATTTAGAATTGTCCATAAAATTGGACCTGTATTTATGTCTAACATTAAATTATATTTTTAAATAAATGCTTTATGCAGAATCTATTTAAGGATTTAAAGAATTAATTATAAACAATTAATTATAAACTATTAATTATGAAGTAAAGTAAACCTAATTGAGTCTTTCAACTTTTCAATTAAAATTATACCTTTAATAATTTTTCTAAAAATCTTGTATTTTTAAGATTCTACTTTAAATTTAATAGTAAAAAATTTAAGGGCGGATTGATAATTATACCCACCCTTAATATATTACACAATTTTTACTTAGTAGCAAGAAGAATACAAATAACCTCTGCGAATAAAGCAACACCCTCAATAAGAGCTGCTGCAATAATCATTGTTGTTCTAATATCTGCTGTTGCTTCTGGCTGACGACCAATTGCTTCTAAAGCTGCAGAAGCCAACCTGCCAATTCCATTTGCTGCTCCGAAAACTGTTATGCCGGCTCCTACGCCTGCTGCAAGATAAGCTAATACTCTTGGATCTAACATTTTAAAAAATTTAAGTTTAAAATTTGATTTATAATTATTCGTTCTATTTATTTATTAAAAAATTATTAGATAATTTATATTTATCCTAAGAATTATATAAAATCGTCTGGATGATTTGGATCATGATGTTTCTCTTCATGATGATGTTCTTCCATTCCCATTCCTGTAAACACAGCTGTTAAAGTTGTAAAAATATAAGCTTGTAAAAAAGCTACTAAAAGTTCAAGTAAATTAATAAATAATGAGAACCCAATAGTAACAGGAATAAATGCTTTAGTAACAAATGCAAGTCCTATTAGAGAAAGTAGAATAATGTGACCTGCTGTCATATTTGCAAACAAACGAACACACAACGCAAAAGGCTT
Above is a window of Chlorobiota bacterium DNA encoding:
- the atpH gene encoding ATP synthase F1 subunit delta: MGRVALRYAKAIFELAQSENNIDKVTSDFILLKETLDNSHDLKLFLTSPIIDLSKKESILIEIFSGKISILTENFLKLLSKKGRSNELPNVIISYQSLLDDKNNTINAVITTAFDMSDSQKLDVVNKLNIIIGKSIRATYKIDEKIIGGFQAKIGDKLIDASIVSHLNKLRQVFIN
- the atpF gene encoding F0F1 ATP synthase subunit B, which translates into the protein MLDINTGPILWTILNFLILVALLYKVAWKPITTALSNRESAINDALNRAEAAKAEAARISEDNKLTLAKMSEEQQKLMRDAREQAERLQSESLIKAQEESQKMINQAAKEIAQSKQQALNELKTEVSSLAIGAAEKILKETLDSEKQKRVVEQYLKEVN
- the atpE gene encoding ATP synthase F0 subunit C, which translates into the protein MLDPRVLAYLAAGVGAGITVFGAANGIGRLASAALEAIGRQPEATADIRTTMIIAAALIEGVALFAEVICILLATK